Proteins from one Mycobacterium adipatum genomic window:
- a CDS encoding adenylate/guanylate cyclase domain-containing protein, with the protein MTDKKNAAQRLGRVLERMTRQTGRVTGTPEYGSWILGRVSESQQRRRIRIQLILTTVVLGANLIGVVVACLVVTVTFPVPSVFDSEVLWITFAVAPAYILLAFVVGVIWATNRVINNVRWAIEEREPTPEDQRNTFFAPWRLSRVLLSLWGGGTLVLTLLYGLQDTNYIPKVLLGISFPGIVVSASCYLFTEFALRPVAAQALEVGPPLQRFAPGIMGRTLTVWALGSGVPVLGILLAAIITLSVQIVSPTQFAVAVMILALFALAFGFILMWILAWLTATPVRVVRSALNRVEQGDLETNLVVFDGTELGQLQRGFNSMVAGLRERERVRDLFGRHVGREVALLAEKEQPELGGEERHAAVIFIDVIGSTALVTSRPAVEVVELLNRFFAVIVDEVDKHHGFVNKFEGDAVLAVFGAPVSLDNPDEEALSAARAMAARLRAEVPELDAGIGVAAGQVVAGNVGAKERFEYTVIGEPVNEAARLCEHAKSVPGHLVASSDTLANAGETESAHWCLGEQVRLRGLDQPTRLALPA; encoded by the coding sequence ATGACGGACAAGAAGAACGCGGCCCAACGTCTCGGCCGGGTCCTCGAGCGGATGACGAGGCAGACCGGTCGGGTCACCGGCACACCCGAGTACGGCTCGTGGATCCTCGGGCGCGTGTCGGAAAGCCAGCAACGCCGGCGCATCCGCATCCAGTTGATCCTCACCACCGTGGTGCTGGGCGCGAACCTGATCGGGGTTGTCGTCGCTTGTCTGGTGGTGACGGTGACCTTTCCGGTGCCGAGTGTGTTCGACTCGGAGGTCCTGTGGATCACCTTCGCGGTGGCTCCGGCCTACATCCTGCTGGCGTTCGTGGTGGGCGTCATCTGGGCGACCAACCGGGTCATCAACAATGTCCGCTGGGCGATCGAGGAGCGTGAGCCGACGCCCGAGGACCAGCGCAACACCTTCTTCGCCCCGTGGCGCCTGAGCCGCGTGCTGCTGTCGCTCTGGGGTGGGGGCACCCTGGTGTTGACCCTGCTCTACGGGCTGCAGGACACCAACTACATCCCAAAGGTCCTGCTCGGCATCAGCTTTCCCGGCATCGTCGTCTCGGCGAGCTGCTACCTGTTCACCGAGTTCGCGCTGCGCCCGGTCGCCGCGCAAGCCTTGGAGGTCGGCCCTCCCCTGCAACGTTTCGCACCCGGCATCATGGGCCGCACGCTGACGGTGTGGGCACTGGGGTCCGGAGTACCGGTGCTGGGCATCCTGCTGGCCGCCATCATCACGCTCTCGGTGCAGATCGTGTCACCCACCCAGTTCGCGGTGGCGGTGATGATCCTCGCGCTCTTCGCGCTCGCCTTCGGTTTCATCCTGATGTGGATCCTGGCCTGGTTGACCGCCACACCGGTGCGGGTGGTGCGCTCGGCGCTCAACCGCGTCGAGCAGGGCGACCTGGAGACCAACCTGGTGGTGTTCGACGGCACCGAATTGGGCCAGCTGCAACGGGGTTTCAACTCGATGGTCGCGGGACTGCGGGAACGCGAACGGGTACGCGACCTGTTCGGCCGCCATGTCGGGCGTGAGGTCGCGCTGCTCGCCGAGAAAGAACAGCCCGAGCTGGGTGGCGAAGAGCGGCATGCCGCGGTCATCTTCATCGACGTCATCGGGTCCACCGCGCTGGTCACCAGCAGACCCGCCGTGGAGGTCGTCGAACTGCTGAACCGGTTCTTCGCCGTCATCGTCGACGAGGTGGACAAGCACCACGGCTTCGTCAACAAATTCGAGGGCGACGCGGTACTCGCGGTGTTCGGGGCGCCGGTATCGCTGGACAACCCCGATGAAGAAGCCCTGTCGGCGGCCCGGGCGATGGCGGCACGGCTGCGCGCCGAGGTGCCCGAGCTCGACGCCGGCATCGGGGTCGCCGCCGGTCAGGTGGTGGCGGGCAACGTCGGGGCCAAGGAACGTTTCGAATACACCGTGATCGGCGAACCGGTCAACGAGGCCGCAAGGTTGTGCGAGCACGCGAAGTCGGTTCCCGGCCATCTGGTCGCATCATCGGACACCCTGGCCAACGCAGGCGAAACCGAAAGCGCGCATTGGTGCTTGGGCGAGCAGGTACGTCTGCGCGGCCTCGATCAGCCGACCCGGCTGGCGCTACCGGCCTGA
- the glgB gene encoding 1,4-alpha-glucan branching protein GlgB codes for MTQTNPTTSVHLRPGADDLHRLSAGEHHDPHSILGAHQYEDHTVIRALRPHAESVTALIGGQRYPLNHLEAGLFAGAVPFTDLVDYRLEVQYPGAPAITVADAYRFLPTLGEIDLHLFAEGRHERLWEILGAHRRSFTTPDGVVEGYSFAVWAPNAKGVSLIGEFNHWDGGQAPLRVLGSTGVWELFWPDFPDDGLYKFRVHGIDGSVSDRADPFAFAAEVPPRTASRVTTSDYTWNDDEWMAARALRNPVFEPMSTYEVHLMSWRPGLTYRELAVQLTEYVVEHGFTHVEMLPVAAHPFSGSWGYQVTSYYAPTPRLGSPDDLRYLIDTLHQAGIGVIIDWVPAHFPKDAWALGRFDGTALYEHSDPRRGEQLDWGTYVFDFGRPEVRNFLVANALYWLQEYHVDGLRVDAVASMLYLDYSRPADGWTPNIHGGRENLEAVQFLQEMNATVHKVTPGIVTIAEESTSWPGVTRPTNLGGLGFSMKWNMGWMNDTLEFIKRDPIHRSYHHHEITFSVLYAFSENFVLPISHDEVVHGKGTLWGRMPGNDHNKAAGLRGLLAYQWAHPGKQLLFMGQEFGQRAEWSEERGVDWYQLSEQSFSTGISKLVTDINALYRTRRALWSRDTVPEGYSWIDANDSANNVLSFLRFGDDGTALACVFNFSGNEHAQYRLGLPQAGTWREVLNTDATMYNGSGIGNLGSVQATAEPWHGRPASAVMALPPLAALWFELDQ; via the coding sequence GTGACCCAGACCAACCCGACCACCAGTGTCCATCTACGCCCCGGTGCCGATGACCTGCATCGGTTGAGCGCGGGCGAGCACCACGACCCGCACTCGATACTCGGCGCGCACCAGTACGAGGACCACACCGTCATCCGTGCATTGCGTCCGCACGCCGAATCGGTCACCGCGCTCATCGGAGGTCAGCGCTACCCGCTCAACCACCTTGAGGCGGGCCTGTTCGCGGGTGCGGTGCCGTTCACCGACCTGGTCGACTACCGCCTCGAGGTGCAGTATCCGGGTGCCCCGGCCATCACGGTCGCGGATGCCTACCGGTTCCTGCCCACCCTCGGGGAGATCGATCTGCACCTGTTCGCCGAGGGGCGCCACGAGCGGCTGTGGGAGATCCTGGGCGCACATCGCCGCAGCTTCACCACCCCCGACGGCGTGGTGGAGGGCTATTCGTTCGCGGTATGGGCGCCGAACGCCAAGGGCGTCAGCCTGATCGGCGAGTTCAACCACTGGGACGGTGGCCAGGCGCCGCTTCGGGTGCTGGGCTCCACCGGCGTCTGGGAACTGTTCTGGCCCGATTTCCCCGACGACGGACTGTACAAGTTCCGCGTGCACGGGATCGACGGATCGGTGAGCGACCGGGCCGATCCGTTCGCGTTCGCCGCCGAAGTCCCCCCGCGTACCGCGTCCCGGGTCACCACCAGCGACTACACCTGGAATGACGACGAATGGATGGCCGCCCGCGCGCTGCGCAATCCCGTCTTCGAACCGATGAGCACCTACGAGGTGCACCTGATGTCGTGGCGGCCGGGCCTGACCTACCGCGAACTGGCGGTTCAGCTCACCGAGTACGTCGTCGAGCACGGCTTCACCCATGTCGAGATGCTGCCGGTCGCCGCGCATCCGTTCAGCGGTTCGTGGGGCTATCAGGTCACCTCGTACTACGCGCCCACCCCGCGTCTGGGCAGTCCCGACGATCTCCGCTACCTGATCGACACGCTGCACCAGGCAGGCATCGGCGTGATCATCGACTGGGTGCCGGCGCATTTCCCGAAGGACGCCTGGGCACTGGGCCGATTCGACGGGACCGCGCTCTATGAGCACTCAGATCCCCGCCGCGGCGAACAACTCGACTGGGGCACTTACGTTTTCGACTTCGGTCGGCCGGAAGTGCGCAACTTCCTGGTGGCCAATGCGCTGTACTGGCTGCAGGAATACCACGTCGACGGGCTCCGGGTCGACGCGGTGGCATCGATGCTCTACCTGGACTATTCGCGTCCGGCCGACGGCTGGACGCCGAACATCCACGGCGGGCGGGAGAACCTGGAGGCGGTTCAGTTCCTGCAGGAGATGAACGCCACGGTGCACAAGGTCACCCCGGGCATCGTGACGATCGCCGAGGAATCGACGTCCTGGCCCGGCGTGACCCGCCCGACCAACCTTGGTGGCCTTGGCTTCTCGATGAAATGGAACATGGGCTGGATGAACGACACTCTGGAGTTCATCAAGCGCGACCCGATTCACCGCAGCTACCACCACCACGAGATCACGTTCTCGGTGCTCTACGCATTCAGCGAGAACTTCGTGTTGCCGATCAGTCATGACGAGGTGGTGCACGGTAAGGGCACGCTGTGGGGCCGGATGCCGGGCAACGACCACAACAAGGCCGCGGGTCTGCGCGGACTGCTGGCCTACCAATGGGCCCACCCCGGTAAACAACTGTTGTTCATGGGCCAGGAGTTCGGTCAGCGCGCCGAGTGGTCCGAGGAGCGCGGTGTGGACTGGTATCAGCTCTCCGAACAGAGCTTCTCCACCGGGATCTCGAAACTGGTCACCGATATCAACGCGCTCTACCGCACTCGGCGGGCGCTGTGGTCCCGCGACACCGTTCCCGAGGGTTACTCCTGGATCGACGCCAACGATTCGGCCAACAATGTGCTGAGCTTCCTGCGCTTCGGCGACGACGGGACGGCGCTGGCCTGCGTGTTCAACTTCTCCGGCAACGAGCACGCGCAGTACCGGCTGGGCTTGCCCCAGGCGGGCACCTGGCGTGAGGTGCTCAACACCGACGCCACCATGTACAACGGGTCGGGCATCGGCAACCTGGGCTCGGTCCAGGCGACGGCCGAGCCCTGGCACGGTCGTCCGGCATCCGCGGTCATGGCGCTGCCGCCGCTGGCCGCGCTGTGGTTTGAACTCGACCAGTAA
- the mce gene encoding methylmalonyl-CoA epimerase: MTTEHVDARPALASALVTAIDHVGIAVPDLDAAIKWYHDHLGMIVLHEEVNEDQGVREAMLSVRGSAKDSAQIQLLAPLDETSTIAKFISTRGPGLQQLAYRTSDIDALSERLRADGVRLLYDAPRRGTADSRINFIHPKDAGGVLIELVEPNADAAH; encoded by the coding sequence ATGACCACTGAACACGTCGACGCCCGACCGGCCCTCGCCAGCGCGCTGGTGACCGCGATCGATCACGTGGGGATCGCGGTGCCCGACCTGGACGCGGCCATCAAGTGGTACCACGACCACCTGGGCATGATCGTGCTGCACGAGGAGGTCAACGAGGACCAGGGCGTCCGCGAGGCCATGTTGTCGGTGCGCGGATCGGCTAAGGACAGCGCGCAGATCCAGCTGTTGGCCCCGCTGGACGAAACCTCGACGATCGCCAAGTTCATCAGCACCCGCGGACCGGGTCTGCAGCAGCTGGCCTATCGCACCAGCGATATCGATGCCCTGTCCGAACGGCTGCGCGCCGACGGTGTGCGCCTGCTCTACGATGCGCCGCGCCGGGGCACCGCGGACTCACGGATCAACTTCATCCACCCCAAGGATGCCGGCGGGGTCCTCATCGAACTCGTCGAGCCCAACGCGGACGCCGCTCACTAG
- a CDS encoding tetratricopeptide repeat protein encodes MTRPRPSIGPALAGAFDLSALKQPPPPPPGAATPSEVTGAVQVTEANLEAEVLVRSGEVPVVVLLWTPRSEASVRLGEDLGALVQADGGTWSLAMVNVDTTPRVAQMFGVQAVPTVVALAGGQPISSFQGPQPADQLRQWIDSLISATAGKLSGVPEQPEQADPELEQARSYLDEGDFDAALSAYEAILAAKPNHTEATGAVRQIRFLQRATTHAVDAPAVADAAPADVEAAFAAADVEILQQNVEAAFDRLIALIKRTAGDERTAARTRLIELFDLFDAADPEVLAARRKLANTLY; translated from the coding sequence GTGACACGTCCACGCCCTTCCATCGGACCGGCTCTGGCCGGCGCATTCGATCTCTCCGCACTCAAGCAGCCACCGCCGCCCCCGCCCGGCGCCGCGACACCCTCCGAGGTGACCGGTGCGGTGCAGGTCACCGAGGCGAATCTGGAAGCCGAGGTACTGGTCCGTTCCGGTGAGGTTCCGGTCGTCGTCCTGCTGTGGACACCGCGCAGCGAGGCCAGTGTGCGGTTGGGGGAGGACCTCGGCGCGCTGGTACAGGCCGACGGCGGCACATGGTCGTTGGCGATGGTGAACGTCGACACCACGCCACGGGTGGCGCAGATGTTCGGTGTACAGGCGGTGCCCACCGTGGTGGCACTCGCCGGTGGGCAACCGATCTCCAGCTTCCAGGGACCGCAGCCCGCCGACCAGCTGCGTCAGTGGATCGATTCGCTGATCAGCGCGACGGCCGGCAAGCTCAGCGGAGTCCCCGAGCAACCGGAGCAGGCCGACCCGGAGTTGGAGCAGGCCCGCAGTTATCTGGACGAGGGCGATTTCGATGCGGCGCTCAGCGCCTACGAAGCCATCCTCGCGGCCAAGCCCAACCACACCGAGGCCACCGGCGCCGTCCGCCAGATCAGGTTCCTGCAGCGCGCCACCACTCACGCGGTCGACGCCCCGGCGGTGGCCGACGCGGCACCCGCCGATGTCGAGGCCGCGTTCGCCGCCGCGGATGTCGAGATCTTGCAGCAGAATGTGGAAGCGGCCTTCGACCGGCTGATCGCACTGATCAAGCGCACCGCCGGTGACGAACGCACCGCCGCCCGCACCCGGTTGATCGAGTTGTTCGACCTCTTCGACGCGGCCGACCCGGAGGTGCTCGCGGCCCGACGCAAGCTGGCCAACACGCTCTACTGA
- a CDS encoding DUF3817 domain-containing protein, translated as MALMGSNYDLRSVAGWFRIIAIAEALSWAGLLVGMYFKYLGSPQTEIGVKIFGPIHGGIFMAFLAGALLVGIARKWNLLTWALALLGSIVPLGSVIFVIWADRTGRIGERTVAANSGEDVPDLVA; from the coding sequence ATGGCGCTCATGGGAAGCAACTATGACCTCCGCAGCGTGGCGGGCTGGTTCCGGATCATCGCGATCGCGGAAGCTCTCAGCTGGGCTGGCCTACTGGTCGGGATGTACTTCAAGTACCTCGGGTCGCCGCAGACCGAGATCGGCGTGAAGATCTTCGGGCCGATTCACGGTGGCATCTTCATGGCCTTCCTGGCCGGTGCGCTGCTGGTCGGGATCGCCCGGAAGTGGAACCTCCTGACATGGGCGTTGGCGTTGCTGGGCAGCATCGTGCCGTTGGGCAGTGTGATCTTCGTCATCTGGGCCGATCGGACCGGCAGGATCGGGGAGCGCACCGTCGCTGCCAACAGCGGTGAGGACGTGCCAGACTTGGTGGCGTGA
- the nucS gene encoding endonuclease NucS, producing MRLVIAQCTVDYVGRLTAHLPSARRLLLFKADGSVSVHADDRAYKPLNWMTPPCWTTEELVEGTAPVWVVENKAGEQLRITVEDVEHDSSHELGVDPGLVKDGVEAHLQELLAEHVELLGTGFTLVRREYMTAIGPVDLMCRDETGRSVAVEIKRRGEIDGVEQLTRYLELLNRDTVLAPVTGVFAAQQIKPQARTLATDRGIRCVILDYDKMRGMDSNEFRLF from the coding sequence GTGCGTCTCGTCATCGCCCAGTGCACCGTCGACTACGTCGGCCGGCTCACGGCACACCTCCCGTCCGCGCGCCGTCTGCTGTTGTTCAAGGCCGACGGCTCGGTGAGCGTTCATGCCGATGACCGCGCCTACAAGCCGCTGAACTGGATGACCCCACCGTGTTGGACCACCGAGGAGCTGGTCGAGGGGACAGCGCCGGTCTGGGTGGTGGAGAACAAGGCCGGCGAACAGCTGCGCATCACCGTGGAGGATGTCGAGCACGATTCCAGTCACGAGCTCGGGGTGGATCCGGGCCTGGTGAAGGACGGTGTGGAAGCCCATCTTCAGGAGCTGCTCGCCGAGCACGTCGAGTTGCTCGGCACCGGATTCACGCTGGTGCGCCGGGAGTACATGACGGCGATCGGGCCGGTCGACCTGATGTGCCGGGACGAGACCGGCCGGTCGGTCGCGGTCGAGATCAAGCGTCGCGGCGAGATCGACGGCGTCGAGCAGCTGACCCGCTACCTGGAACTGCTCAACCGCGACACCGTACTCGCGCCGGTCACCGGTGTCTTCGCCGCTCAACAGATCAAGCCGCAGGCCCGCACGCTCGCAACGGACCGCGGAATCCGTTGCGTCATACTCGATTACGACAAGATGCGGGGCATGGACAGCAACGAGTTCCGGCTGTTCTGA
- a CDS encoding acetyl-CoA C-acetyltransferase — MTTSVIVAGARTPVGKLMGSLKDFSGSDLGAIAIRGALEKAFPNGEADASIVDYVIMGQVLTAGAGQMPARQSAVAAGIGWDVPALTINKMCLSGIDAIALADQLIRAGEFEVVVAGGQESMSQAPHLLPKSREGFKYGDTTLVDHMAYDGLHDVFTDQPMGALTEQRNDVDQFTRAQQDEVAAQSHQKAAAAWKDGVFADEVVPVAIPQRKGDPIEFTEDEGVRANTTVESLGSLRPAFRKDGTITAGSASQISDGAAAVVVMSKAKAEELGLSWLAEIGAHGVVAGPDSTLQSQPANAIKKAMAREGITVDQLDVIEINEAFAAVALASARELGLDDAAVAEKVNVNGGAIAIGHPIGASGARITLHAALELARKGSGYAVAALCGAGGQGDALILRRP, encoded by the coding sequence ATGACGACCTCGGTGATCGTGGCTGGTGCCCGTACCCCCGTCGGCAAGCTGATGGGCTCGCTCAAGGATTTCTCGGGCAGCGATCTGGGAGCCATCGCGATCAGGGGCGCGCTGGAGAAGGCCTTCCCGAATGGTGAGGCCGACGCTTCCATCGTCGACTACGTGATCATGGGCCAGGTGCTGACCGCGGGTGCCGGCCAGATGCCTGCGCGGCAGTCCGCGGTGGCCGCCGGCATCGGCTGGGACGTGCCGGCGCTGACCATCAACAAGATGTGTCTGTCCGGTATCGACGCCATCGCGCTGGCCGATCAGTTGATCCGGGCCGGGGAGTTCGAGGTGGTGGTGGCCGGTGGTCAGGAGTCGATGAGCCAGGCTCCGCACCTGCTGCCCAAGAGTCGTGAGGGTTTCAAGTACGGCGACACCACCCTGGTCGACCACATGGCCTACGACGGTCTGCACGACGTGTTCACCGATCAGCCGATGGGTGCGCTCACCGAGCAGCGCAACGATGTCGACCAGTTCACCCGCGCCCAGCAGGACGAGGTGGCTGCGCAGTCGCACCAGAAGGCCGCCGCGGCGTGGAAGGACGGCGTGTTCGCCGACGAGGTTGTGCCGGTGGCGATCCCGCAGCGCAAGGGTGATCCGATCGAGTTCACCGAGGACGAGGGGGTGCGCGCGAACACCACCGTCGAATCCCTGGGCAGCCTGCGGCCAGCGTTCCGCAAGGATGGCACCATCACGGCCGGTTCGGCCTCGCAGATCTCCGACGGGGCGGCCGCGGTCGTCGTGATGAGCAAGGCCAAGGCCGAGGAACTGGGGCTGAGCTGGCTGGCCGAAATCGGCGCGCACGGTGTGGTGGCCGGTCCGGATTCGACGCTGCAGTCCCAGCCGGCCAACGCGATCAAGAAGGCCATGGCGCGCGAGGGCATCACCGTCGATCAACTCGACGTCATCGAGATCAACGAGGCATTCGCCGCGGTGGCGCTGGCGTCCGCCCGCGAGTTGGGTCTGGACGACGCAGCCGTCGCTGAAAAGGTGAACGTCAACGGCGGCGCCATCGCGATCGGTCACCCCATCGGCGCCTCCGGTGCCCGCATCACGCTGCATGCCGCGCTGGAACTGGCCCGCAAGGGCTCCGGCTATGCGGTGGCTGCGCTGTGCGGCGCGGGCGGCCAGGGGGACGCGCTGATCCTGCGCCGCCCCTGA
- the glsA gene encoding glutaminase A, protein MSRQVQRYLDQIRAEFSGVDAGELADYIPELARVDPDRFGVTLSSSDGYIYESGDSAVEFTIQSISKPFTYALALDRSGPEAVDAKIGVEPSGEAFNEISVDRATKRPKNPMINAGAIAAVSLVPASSPDERFALIQDYYSAFAGRRLDIDADVYASEKATGDRNRAIAYMLASFGVLDDDPDDVLDVYFRQCSLKVTTTDLARMAATLARNGVNPLTGRRVTDAAVVRRTLSVMVTCGMYDAAGDWVSAVGMPAKSGVGGGILAVLPGQLGIGTYSPLLDAKGNSVRSVLLCRRLSEELGLHFLTVARDARATLRAIYQPCDGVRVYEAHGDLLFCGAEQVVRTVDRGCEDFVVGILDVSRADDVDEAAKVLLSGMSTALHDQGKAGFIVDPDRRVIGDGSEFEQVRYRTVEDAVDAATAFIRGQRSGR, encoded by the coding sequence GTGTCCCGTCAGGTCCAGCGCTACCTCGACCAGATTCGCGCCGAGTTCAGCGGGGTCGATGCGGGTGAGCTGGCCGACTATATCCCCGAGTTGGCCCGGGTGGATCCCGACCGATTCGGTGTCACGTTGTCCTCGTCCGACGGGTACATCTACGAATCAGGTGACTCGGCAGTCGAATTCACCATCCAGTCAATATCGAAACCGTTCACCTACGCGCTGGCGCTCGACAGGTCCGGCCCCGAGGCGGTGGACGCGAAGATAGGCGTGGAGCCTTCGGGGGAGGCGTTCAACGAGATAAGCGTGGACCGCGCCACCAAACGGCCGAAGAACCCGATGATCAACGCGGGGGCCATCGCGGCGGTTTCGCTGGTCCCGGCATCCTCACCCGACGAGCGTTTCGCGCTCATCCAGGACTACTACTCGGCGTTCGCCGGGCGCCGACTCGACATCGACGCCGATGTGTATGCATCCGAGAAGGCCACCGGCGACCGCAACCGTGCCATTGCCTACATGCTGGCCAGTTTCGGTGTGCTCGACGATGATCCCGACGATGTGCTCGACGTGTACTTCCGGCAGTGCTCGCTGAAGGTGACGACCACCGACCTGGCCCGGATGGCGGCCACGCTGGCGCGCAACGGGGTGAACCCGCTGACGGGCCGCCGTGTCACCGATGCGGCGGTGGTGCGCCGCACCTTGTCGGTGATGGTGACGTGCGGCATGTATGACGCCGCGGGGGACTGGGTCAGCGCAGTCGGCATGCCCGCCAAGAGCGGGGTGGGCGGCGGCATCCTGGCGGTGCTGCCCGGACAGCTCGGAATCGGTACCTACTCGCCGTTGCTCGACGCCAAGGGCAACAGCGTCAGGTCAGTCCTGTTGTGTCGCAGGCTTTCCGAGGAGCTCGGCCTGCACTTTCTGACGGTGGCCCGGGATGCGCGGGCCACCCTGCGGGCAATCTATCAACCGTGCGACGGCGTTCGCGTCTACGAAGCCCATGGCGACCTGCTGTTCTGCGGTGCCGAACAGGTGGTGCGCACCGTCGACCGGGGTTGCGAGGACTTCGTGGTGGGGATCCTGGACGTGTCGCGGGCCGACGACGTCGACGAGGCGGCCAAGGTGTTGTTGTCGGGGATGAGCACCGCCCTGCATGACCAGGGAAAGGCCGGTTTCATCGTCGACCCAGACCGGCGGGTGATCGGGGATGGATCGGAGTTCGAGCAGGTCCGCTACCGCACCGTGGAGGACGCGGTGGACGCCGCCACCGCGTTCATCCGCGGGCAACGGTCAGGCCGGTAG